One stretch of Triticum dicoccoides isolate Atlit2015 ecotype Zavitan unplaced genomic scaffold, WEW_v2.0 scaffold104829, whole genome shotgun sequence DNA includes these proteins:
- the LOC119342784 gene encoding uncharacterized protein LOC119342784, which translates to MDLLLPFKVGDAIETRSYGAGYRGAWFRGKLTDMRIREGHLECQVEYIDYPDEKRRWSRLYKVPPKCRNQKAGQNREIMLRPRFPQWCWENDILEHWPQTDIVAVVSSPWNVGDLIDWWYNDCFWTGKIIEFLGEDKVMIICPEIPIGEGGCWAADTKDLRPVLDWSLLEGWSTPLSQVALEEFGVTMGSRSEAIKEKKDYVRPLHVERSADNIEKYKVANKATKQAVREALKRMKGGKAMDPDCISIE; encoded by the exons ATGGACCTATTACTTCCATTTAAAGTTGGAGATGCTATAGAGACAAGATCCTATGGCGCTGGTTATAGGGGCGCATGGTTCCGTGGCAAG CTCACCGACATGCGTATCAGGGAAGGTCACCTGGAGTGTCAAGTGGAGTATATAGACTATCCAGATGAAA AAAGGAGATGGTCTAGACTGTACAAAGTTCCCCCAAAATGTCGTAATCAGAAAGCAGGTCAAAATAGGGAGATCATGTTACGACCTCGTTTTCCTCAGTGGTGTTGGGAGAATGATATTCTTGAGCATTGGCCACAGACGGATATTGTAGCAGTTGTAAGCAGTCCTTGGAATGTAGGTGACTTGATTGACTGGTGGTACAATGATTGTTTCTGGACTGGCAAAATTATCGAGTTTCTGGGTGAAGACAAAGTTATG ATAATTTGTCCTGAGATACCAATAGGTGAAGGTGGATGCTGGGCTGCCGATACCAAGGACCTTAGGCCAGTGCTTGATTGGTCCCTCTTAGAAGGTTGGAGCACCCCTCTTTCACAG GTGGCTTTAGAGGAGTTTGGGGTGACCATGGGAAGTAGAAGCGAAGCTATTAAGGAGAAGAAAGACTATGTCAGACCCTTGCATGTGGAAAGGAGTGCAgataacatagagaagtacaaggtggCAAACAAGGCCACAAAGCAAGCT GTcagggaggctttaaaaaggatgaaaggtggCAAGGCGATGGACCCTGATTGTATCTCCATTGAG